A genomic segment from Orrella daihaiensis encodes:
- a CDS encoding HIT family protein, which yields MMTTKPDPASSMCPLCIVPLPGELVRTENYVVIDAQDPTYPGLTRVVWLAHVAEMTDLPNPQRQALMQVVFTVEVTMREILHPDKVNLASLGNQVPHLHWHVIPRWRDDATFPGSIWSPANDTEPAQQRLVDIQRSLKDYHQALIQRLNQF from the coding sequence ATGATGACGACTAAGCCAGATCCAGCGTCATCGATGTGCCCCTTGTGTATCGTGCCTTTGCCAGGAGAATTGGTGCGCACCGAGAACTATGTGGTGATCGATGCACAGGACCCAACGTACCCGGGATTGACCCGAGTTGTGTGGCTAGCTCATGTTGCTGAAATGACTGATTTACCCAACCCGCAAAGGCAAGCCCTCATGCAGGTTGTCTTCACGGTTGAAGTCACCATGCGCGAGATACTGCATCCAGATAAGGTCAATCTTGCCAGCTTGGGCAACCAGGTACCCCACTTGCATTGGCATGTGATTCCTCGATGGCGTGATGACGCCACTTTTCCTGGCTCGATCTGGAGCCCAGCAAACGACACAGAGCCGGCGCAACAGCGCCTAGTCGATATCCAAAGGTCGCTGAAGGATTATCATCAGGCCTTGATTCAACGCCTTAATCAATTCTGA